The following proteins are co-located in the Triticum aestivum cultivar Chinese Spring chromosome 1A, IWGSC CS RefSeq v2.1, whole genome shotgun sequence genome:
- the LOC123100358 gene encoding translocator protein homolog, producing METATATQDQGLTRRAVGGVDAAPARMPGSGARATSRDPKRKLGRAKRGLRSLAAAVTVSAALTAAAFYASGAGSSSGTAKAPSAAMVAIARAGSVAAEAVMALAAWMVWAEGGLHGRPGATLAPFAAQLLAAAAWPALALRLGAGWAGMACCAAMAAGAGACVRGFGGVNPVAGDLAKPCVAWAVLLAVMNYKML from the coding sequence ATGGAGACCGCCACCGCCACCCAGGACCAAGGCCTCACCCGCCGCGCCGTCGGGGGCGTGGACGCCGCGCCGGCGCGGATGCCCGGTTCCGGCGCCCGCGCCACCAGCCGGGACCCGAAGAGGAAGCTGGGCCGCGCCAAGCGGGGCCTCCGGTCGCTCGCGGCCGCCGTCACGGTCTcggccgcgctcaccgcggccgccTTCTACGCCTCCGGCGCCGGCTCGTCCTCGGGGACGGCCAAGGCGccgtcggcggcgatggtggcgatcGCGCGGGCAGGGTCGGTGGCCGCGGAGGCCGTGATGGCGCTGGCCGCGTGGATGGTGTGGGCGGAGGGCGGGCTCCACGGGCGGCCCGGCGCGACGCTGGCGCCGTTCGCCGCGCAGCTCCTGGCGGCCGCGGCGTGGCCGGCGCTGGCGCTCAGGCTCGGGGCCGGGTGGGCCGGGATGGCgtgctgcgccgccatggccgccggcgctGGCGCCTGCGTCCGCGGGTTCGGCGGCGTGAACcccgtcgccggcgacctcgccaAGCCGTGCGTCGCCTGGGCCGTGCTCCTCGCCGTGATGAACTACAAGATGCTGTAG
- the LOC123100458 gene encoding BTB/POZ and MATH domain-containing protein 1-like — protein MAEPETGTTIVASYVFQFKVDYEQSQQLPIHKAIYSDIVSAGGHLWRIMCYPRGDTEDDKGEYISVYLEHMSKSTSVGAIFDIFIIGRDGKSPTWDTSKISRTLQTFEINGDKDQRDCWGWSQFVKETILEQDYLTGRHFTIVCTIMIIDDSPPIAVPPPDIGTHLSRLLDHADRTDVSFVVDDETFRGHRAVLAARSPVFRAELFGSMSEATMTSITLHDITPATFKVMLRFIYTDELPGEDEPADSSVEMFQDLLAAADRYALDRLKIICTQKLWEKVSVDTVATILACAETYNCQALKNKCISFFVADENFKEAMFTDGYALLVPKFPSITAELKRRVRA, from the exons ATGGCAGAGCCGGAGACGGGGACCACCATCGTGGCCTCTTATGTCTTCCAATTCAAAGTTGATTACGAACAAAGCCAGCAGCTTCCCATTCACAAGGCCATCT attccgacATCGTCTCCGCCGGAGGACATCTGTGGAGGATCATGTGCTACCCGCGTGGCGATACCGAGGACGACAAGGGCGAGTATATTTCTGTCTACCTCGAGCACATGAGCAAATCCACAAGCGTCGGGGCCATCTTCGATATCTTCATAATCGGCAGGGACGGCAAATCACCTACGTGGGACACGTCCAAGATATCCAGGACACTCCAAACCTTCGAAATCAATGGAGATAAAGACCAGCGCGACTGCTGGGGATGGAGTCAGTTCGTCAAGGAAACTATTTTGGAGCAAGATTACTTAACAGGGAGACACTTCACAATTGTATGTACCATCATGATCATCGATGACAGTCCTCCCATTGCCGTCCCGCCTCCAGACATCGGAACCCATCTTAGCCGTCTGCTAGATCATGCTGACAGGACAGACGTGTCATTCGTCGTCGACGATGAGACATTCCGTGGTCACCGGGCGGTGCTTGCTGCCCGCTCACCGGTCTTTAGAGCAGAGCTCTTCGGTTCCATGTCAGAGGCTACAATGACGTCCATCACGCTGCACGACATCACACCTGCAACATTCAAAGTTATGCTTCGGTTCATATACACGGATGAATTGCCCGGAGAAGACGAGCCCGCAGACTCATCCGTTGAGATGTTTCAGGATCTGCTCGCTGCTGCTGACCGGTATGCACTGGACCGGCTGAAGATTATCTGTACCCAGAAGTTATGGGAAAAAGTATCGGTAGATACAGTTGCAACTATCTTAGCTTGTGCCGAGACCTACAATTGTCAAGCGTTGAAGAACAAGTGCATTAGCTTCTTTGTGGCGGATGAAAATTTCAAGGAGGCCatgttcaccgatggttatgcgcTACTGGTTCCGAAATTCCCATCGATTACTGCTGAGCTCAAAAggagggttagggcataa